In Microbacterium galbinum, a single window of DNA contains:
- a CDS encoding isoprenyl transferase — MSGDNQGRGPLYRLYSNRLRRRLDPASVPHHIAMMIDGNRRWARQLGYATAAHGHRAGAIKMREFLGWCDELGVRVVSLYLLSSDNLLKRDSAELADLIEIIADLAEGLSWEGNWRVKHVGRSDILPTDLARVLADAEERTKDHTGLHVNLAVGYGGRNEIVDAVRSILVTHEASGGTMEDLAAQLTPEMIGEHLYTGGQPDPDLVIRTSGEQRLSDFLLWQSAHSEFYFVEALGPDLREVDFLRAMRDFADRDRRFGR; from the coding sequence ATGTCAGGGGATAACCAGGGGCGTGGGCCGCTGTACCGGCTCTACAGCAACCGGCTGCGCCGCCGCCTCGATCCGGCGTCCGTTCCGCACCACATCGCGATGATGATCGACGGCAACCGTCGGTGGGCACGACAGCTCGGCTACGCCACGGCCGCTCACGGACACCGTGCCGGTGCGATCAAGATGCGCGAGTTCCTCGGTTGGTGCGATGAACTCGGCGTCCGCGTGGTCTCGCTGTACCTGCTCTCGAGCGACAACCTCCTCAAGCGCGACTCGGCCGAGCTGGCGGATCTGATCGAGATCATCGCCGATCTCGCCGAGGGCCTGTCGTGGGAGGGCAACTGGCGCGTCAAGCACGTCGGGCGCTCCGACATCCTTCCGACGGATCTCGCCCGGGTCCTCGCCGATGCCGAGGAGCGCACGAAGGACCACACGGGACTCCACGTCAACCTGGCCGTCGGCTACGGCGGCCGGAACGAGATCGTCGACGCCGTGCGCAGCATCCTGGTGACGCACGAGGCGTCCGGCGGCACGATGGAGGACCTCGCGGCGCAACTCACGCCGGAGATGATCGGGGAGCACCTCTACACCGGAGGACAGCCGGATCCCGACCTCGTGATCCGCACGAGCGGCGAGCAGCGCCTCAGCGACTTCCTCCTGTGGCAGAGCGCCCATAGCGAGTTCTACTTCGTCGAGGCTCTCGGACCGGACCTGCGCGAGGTCGACTTCCTCCGGGCGATGCGCGACTTCGCGGATCGGGACCGTCGTTTCGGGCGGTGA
- the trhA gene encoding PAQR family membrane homeostasis protein TrhA: MEAAAADAVIEVKPSWRGWVHAGTFPVAIAAGVVLIVLSEGAPAKWAAAVFMASSLLLFGNSALYHRFNWGPRTKIVLKRIDHANILLLIAGTYTPLATLALPPEKGTLLLFLVWGGALLGILFRVFWIHAPRWLYVALYLLLGWAAVMYIVDLLNANVAMMVLVIVGGLLYTGGAIVYALKKPNPWPGHFGFHEIFHVCTVLAFLCHWTACLLIALAPLSPSLGVPA, from the coding sequence ATGGAGGCTGCCGCAGCCGATGCCGTGATCGAGGTCAAGCCCTCGTGGCGCGGATGGGTCCACGCCGGTACCTTCCCCGTGGCGATCGCCGCGGGCGTCGTGCTCATCGTGCTCTCGGAGGGAGCGCCCGCCAAGTGGGCCGCCGCGGTGTTCATGGCGTCATCGTTGCTGCTCTTCGGCAACTCCGCCCTGTACCACCGCTTCAACTGGGGCCCGCGCACGAAGATCGTGCTCAAGCGCATCGATCACGCGAACATCCTGCTGCTGATCGCCGGCACCTACACGCCGCTCGCGACGCTCGCCCTCCCGCCGGAGAAGGGCACGCTGCTGCTCTTCCTGGTCTGGGGCGGCGCCCTGCTGGGGATCCTGTTCCGGGTGTTCTGGATCCACGCCCCACGATGGCTGTACGTCGCGCTCTACCTGCTGCTGGGCTGGGCCGCCGTGATGTACATCGTCGACCTGCTCAACGCGAACGTCGCCATGATGGTGCTCGTCATCGTGGGCGGACTGCTCTACACGGGCGGGGCGATCGTCTACGCGCTCAAGAAGCCGAACCCGTGGCCCGGGCACTTCGGCTTCCACGAGATCTTCCACGTGTGCACGGTGCTCGCATTCCTCTGCCACTGGACGGCGTGCCTGCTGATCGCCCTCGCACCGCTGTCGCCCTCGCTCGGCGTACCCGCCTGA
- a CDS encoding DUF4307 domain-containing protein yields MTTPEQLDERYGRTRRRRAPWIIAGIVAILLVGGYGWGIVAQSMNQVDADDLGYTLVDEHSVDVRFQITGVQGKDVVCIVEALDEEFGVVGWKVVEIPAGDSHAQALAATIPTVAEATTGLVNTCWVA; encoded by the coding sequence GTGACGACCCCAGAGCAGCTCGACGAACGGTACGGACGCACCCGCAGGCGCCGCGCCCCCTGGATCATCGCCGGAATCGTCGCGATCCTGCTCGTCGGCGGCTACGGGTGGGGCATCGTGGCGCAGTCGATGAACCAGGTCGATGCCGACGACCTGGGATACACGCTGGTCGACGAGCACAGCGTCGACGTGCGGTTCCAGATCACCGGCGTGCAGGGCAAGGACGTGGTCTGCATCGTCGAGGCCCTCGACGAGGAGTTCGGCGTGGTCGGGTGGAAGGTCGTCGAGATCCCCGCCGGCGACAGCCACGCGCAGGCCCTCGCCGCCACCATCCCGACCGTGGCCGAGGCCACGACAGGTTTGGTGAACACCTGCTGGGTCGCTTAG
- the greA gene encoding transcription elongation factor GreA encodes MSTDAQVPFLTQEAYDRLVAELENLSTTGRDEIAKRIEAAREEGDLKENGGYHAAKDEQGKQEARIRTLENLLKTAKVGEAPASRGVVEPGTVVTALVAGGEEVFLLGSREIAVGSDLDVYSEASPLGQAILGLKVGEKSSYEAPNGRSISVEIVNVETYTG; translated from the coding sequence ATGTCCACGGACGCTCAGGTTCCCTTCCTCACGCAGGAAGCCTACGACCGGCTCGTCGCCGAGCTCGAGAACCTCTCCACCACGGGCCGCGACGAGATCGCGAAGCGCATCGAGGCCGCCCGCGAAGAGGGCGATCTCAAGGAGAACGGCGGCTACCACGCCGCGAAGGACGAGCAGGGCAAGCAGGAGGCGCGCATCCGCACGCTCGAGAACCTGCTCAAGACCGCCAAGGTCGGCGAGGCACCGGCCAGCCGCGGCGTCGTCGAGCCCGGCACGGTCGTCACGGCGCTCGTCGCCGGCGGCGAAGAGGTCTTCCTCCTCGGCAGCCGCGAGATCGCGGTCGGTAGCGACCTCGACGTGTACAGCGAGGCCAGCCCGCTCGGACAGGCCATCCTCGGCCTGAAGGTCGGCGAGAAGTCGTCGTACGAGGCTCCCAATGGGCGCTCGATCTCGGTCGAGATCGTCAACGTCGAGACGTACACCGGCTGA
- the ilvA gene encoding threonine ammonia-lyase: protein MSAVPSLTEFEHAAQSLAEVISHTPTLPSRALSDILGAPVLLKMENLQRTGSFKIRGAAYRLSRLSAEERSRGVVAASAGNHAQGVALAAQALGIPATIFMPLGVPVPKLLATRGYGAEVVLEGETVATSLRLAAEFAERTGAVLIPPFDHRDVVIGQGTLGLELLADAPEVDTIVLGIGGGGLIAGVAAAVKARAAELGREVRIIGVQAENAAAVPPSLAAGHPVDIETRPTIADGILVARPGAIPFDIIKDLVDEVVTVSDDDLARAILILLEQAKVVVEPAGAAGVAAILSGKIEATGTTMAVLSGGNIDPLLLQRVVSHGLAASGRYLTIRIPLPDRPGQLARVSELIAEAGANVIEAMHTRHGHGLQISDVILELSVETRGPEHSEHTLDTLRREGFEPIVVPD from the coding sequence ATGAGCGCAGTCCCCAGCCTGACCGAGTTCGAGCACGCAGCTCAGAGTCTGGCTGAGGTGATCTCGCACACGCCCACGCTGCCCTCCCGCGCACTTTCCGACATCCTCGGCGCACCGGTGCTGCTGAAGATGGAGAACCTGCAGCGCACCGGCTCCTTCAAGATCCGCGGCGCGGCCTACCGGCTGTCGCGGCTGAGCGCCGAAGAGCGCTCTCGCGGCGTGGTCGCGGCGTCCGCGGGCAACCACGCGCAGGGCGTCGCGCTCGCCGCCCAAGCGCTGGGCATCCCGGCGACGATCTTCATGCCGCTGGGCGTGCCGGTGCCCAAGCTGCTCGCCACGCGCGGCTACGGCGCCGAGGTCGTGCTCGAGGGCGAGACCGTCGCCACCTCGTTGCGACTGGCAGCGGAGTTCGCCGAGCGGACCGGAGCCGTGCTCATCCCGCCGTTCGACCACCGCGACGTGGTGATCGGCCAGGGCACGCTCGGCCTCGAGCTGCTCGCCGACGCCCCCGAGGTCGACACGATCGTGCTCGGCATCGGCGGGGGAGGGCTCATCGCCGGCGTGGCCGCGGCGGTCAAGGCGCGCGCCGCCGAACTGGGCCGCGAGGTGCGCATCATCGGTGTGCAGGCCGAGAACGCCGCGGCCGTGCCGCCGTCGCTCGCAGCCGGCCACCCGGTCGACATCGAGACGCGTCCGACCATCGCCGACGGCATCCTCGTCGCCCGTCCCGGGGCGATCCCGTTCGACATCATCAAGGACCTCGTCGACGAGGTCGTGACCGTCTCCGACGACGATCTGGCCCGGGCGATCCTCATCCTCCTCGAGCAGGCGAAGGTCGTCGTCGAGCCCGCGGGCGCGGCGGGTGTCGCCGCGATCCTGTCGGGGAAGATCGAGGCGACGGGCACGACGATGGCGGTGCTGTCGGGAGGGAACATCGATCCGCTCCTGCTGCAGCGCGTCGTCTCGCACGGTCTCGCCGCCTCCGGCCGCTACCTGACCATCCGCATCCCCCTTCCGGATCGTCCCGGCCAGCTCGCGCGCGTCTCGGAGCTGATCGCGGAAGCGGGAGCGAACGTCATCGAGGCGATGCACACCCGTCACGGGCACGGTCTGCAGATCAGCGACGTGATCCTCGAACTCAGCGTCGAGACCCGCGGACCCGAGCACTCCGAGCACACGCTCGACACGCTCCGCCGCGAGGGTTTCGAGCCCATCGTCGTTCCGGACTGA
- a CDS encoding AI-2E family transporter, translating into MSDEQRPRLRDLLRPRPVSTDRTVTTEAEEAVPLPLRITAGYAWRLLLIAAVVAGFIWIVIQLKLLVIPLMVGILITALLWPAFEWMLRHRFPRWLAVAISILGTIAIVSTLLWLVIWQIRAQLPDVQARTGAAVEQFRQFLLDGPLHLTEKQIQGYIDQAFELVNEQAQLLLNGALAVGTTAAHVVTGAVLSLFILICLLADGAGIWRWTLRLFPRKARPAADSAAHNGWSTIVNYARTQLLVAAIDAVGIGTGAALLGVPLALPVAVLVFLGSFIPIVGAVVTGAIAVLLALVYNGPWIALAMLIVVLGVQQLEGHVLQPILMGSAVKVHPLAVVLVVAGGSMIGGIPGALFAVPLAAFVNVAAVTVSTGSWRTGDQPDADLIWSTVPRQRRRRNR; encoded by the coding sequence ATGAGCGACGAGCAGCGACCGCGGTTGAGGGATCTCCTGCGTCCGCGCCCGGTCTCGACCGACCGGACGGTGACGACCGAGGCGGAGGAGGCCGTGCCCCTCCCGTTGCGCATCACGGCGGGCTACGCGTGGCGTCTGCTCCTGATCGCCGCAGTCGTCGCGGGGTTCATCTGGATCGTCATCCAGCTCAAGCTGCTCGTGATCCCGCTGATGGTCGGCATCCTCATCACCGCTCTGCTGTGGCCCGCGTTCGAGTGGATGCTGCGGCACCGGTTCCCCCGGTGGCTCGCCGTCGCGATCTCGATCCTCGGCACGATCGCGATCGTCTCGACCCTGCTCTGGCTCGTGATCTGGCAGATCCGCGCCCAGCTCCCGGACGTGCAGGCGCGCACGGGGGCCGCGGTCGAGCAGTTCCGGCAGTTCCTCCTCGACGGTCCGCTGCACCTGACCGAGAAGCAGATCCAGGGCTACATCGATCAGGCGTTCGAACTCGTCAACGAGCAGGCCCAGCTCCTCCTCAACGGGGCTCTCGCCGTCGGAACCACGGCCGCCCACGTCGTGACCGGCGCCGTCCTGTCGCTGTTCATCCTCATCTGCCTGCTGGCCGACGGAGCGGGGATCTGGCGGTGGACGCTCCGGCTCTTCCCGCGCAAGGCGCGTCCCGCCGCCGACAGCGCGGCCCACAACGGCTGGTCGACGATCGTCAACTACGCACGCACGCAGCTGCTCGTCGCCGCGATCGACGCGGTCGGCATCGGCACCGGAGCGGCCCTTCTCGGTGTTCCCCTCGCCCTCCCCGTCGCGGTGCTCGTCTTCCTCGGATCTTTCATCCCGATCGTCGGTGCCGTCGTGACCGGCGCGATCGCGGTGCTGCTCGCCCTCGTCTACAACGGCCCGTGGATCGCCCTCGCGATGCTCATCGTCGTGCTCGGGGTCCAGCAGCTCGAGGGCCATGTCCTGCAGCCGATCCTGATGGGGTCCGCCGTGAAGGTGCACCCCCTGGCGGTCGTGCTGGTGGTGGCCGGAGGATCCATGATCGGCGGCATCCCCGGCGCGCTGTTCGCCGTGCCGCTGGCCGCATTCGTGAACGTGGCAGCCGTGACCGTCAGCACCGGGTCGTGGCGCACCGGAGACCAACCAGATGCAGATCTGATCTGGAGCACAGTACCGCGACAGCGGAGACGGAGAAATCGATGA
- a CDS encoding winged helix-turn-helix domain-containing protein → MTETLSPAHARRIALAAQGFTRARPKGVSSRHVHRAMERLGVLQIDSVNVFARSHYMPLFSRLGAYEPALLDRVFLSRTTHYVEYLAHEATFIPIEDWPLWQFRMNDFRRRWAGDESWMSQNARTLTWVQDELRARGPLRPVDLREDAPRERGTWWDWDDVKLALEHLWRTGDVAISGRKGFERTYALAEHVIPADVRARTIPRSDAIRELVRRAARSSGVATQSDLADYYRIRDRAAVSQAIADLSDAGELLPVRVRGWERGGRPLPAWRHRDSVLPRALGSAALLTPFDPVVWFRDRALRTFDLDYRIEIYVPAEKRRYGYYSLPVLVGDRIVARVDLKADRSTSTLQVQSAWWEPQARPEDAEPIARELALAAAWQRLEHVSVSGWGDASDAIHGALHALGGDVRRHVHAREADG, encoded by the coding sequence GTGACCGAAACCCTCAGCCCCGCTCATGCGCGACGCATCGCCCTCGCCGCTCAGGGGTTCACACGTGCGCGCCCGAAAGGCGTCTCCTCGCGACACGTGCACCGGGCGATGGAGCGACTCGGTGTGCTGCAGATCGACTCCGTCAACGTCTTCGCCCGGTCGCACTACATGCCCCTGTTCTCCCGTTTGGGCGCCTACGAGCCGGCCCTCCTCGACCGCGTGTTCCTCTCACGCACCACTCACTACGTCGAGTACCTCGCCCACGAGGCGACGTTCATCCCGATCGAGGACTGGCCGCTCTGGCAGTTCCGGATGAACGACTTCCGCCGACGCTGGGCGGGCGACGAGTCCTGGATGAGCCAGAACGCGCGCACCCTGACCTGGGTGCAGGATGAATTGCGCGCCCGCGGCCCGCTGCGGCCGGTGGACCTGCGCGAAGATGCACCGCGCGAGCGAGGGACGTGGTGGGACTGGGACGACGTCAAACTCGCCCTCGAGCACCTCTGGCGCACGGGCGACGTGGCGATCAGCGGTCGCAAGGGATTCGAGCGCACCTACGCGCTTGCCGAGCACGTGATCCCCGCCGATGTGCGCGCCCGGACGATTCCCCGCTCCGATGCGATCCGCGAGCTCGTGCGCCGCGCCGCACGTTCGTCCGGCGTCGCGACGCAGTCCGATCTCGCCGACTACTACCGCATCCGCGACCGCGCTGCGGTCTCCCAGGCGATCGCCGATCTCTCGGATGCCGGGGAGCTCCTCCCCGTACGGGTTCGCGGATGGGAGCGCGGCGGGCGCCCCCTCCCCGCCTGGCGGCATCGGGACAGCGTCCTGCCCCGCGCCCTCGGGAGCGCCGCTCTGCTCACCCCGTTCGATCCCGTCGTGTGGTTCCGCGATCGAGCGCTGCGCACCTTCGACCTCGACTACCGCATCGAGATCTACGTCCCGGCCGAGAAACGTCGCTACGGCTACTACTCGTTGCCCGTGCTCGTCGGCGACCGCATCGTGGCCCGCGTCGATCTCAAGGCCGACCGTTCCACGTCCACGCTGCAGGTGCAGTCGGCCTGGTGGGAGCCGCAGGCTCGACCCGAAGACGCCGAACCGATCGCCCGCGAACTCGCTCTCGCCGCCGCCTGGCAGCGGCTCGAGCACGTATCGGTGTCGGGCTGGGGCGACGCGTCCGACGCGATCCACGGAGCGCTGCACGCCCTCGGCGGCGACGTTCGCCGGCACGTTCACGCTCGGGAGGCTGACGGATGA
- a CDS encoding LemA family protein has translation MEWLVPVLIIVGVILLVGIYLWATYNSLVQLNVRVDEAWSGITVQLKRRADLIPNLIETVKGYASHEKAVFENVTRARAETLSASGPGAAGIAEGHLQQALRSLFAVAEAYPQLQASTNFLQVQQALVDTEDKIQAARRFYNGGVRELNTKIKVFPNNLFAKGLGFTEREFFEVADSGAISEPPRVQF, from the coding sequence ATGGAATGGCTCGTGCCGGTACTGATCATCGTCGGCGTGATTCTGCTGGTCGGCATCTATCTGTGGGCCACGTACAACTCGCTGGTTCAGTTGAACGTCCGCGTCGATGAGGCATGGAGCGGCATCACCGTCCAGCTCAAGCGTCGAGCCGACCTCATCCCCAACCTCATCGAGACCGTCAAGGGCTATGCCTCGCACGAGAAGGCCGTCTTCGAGAACGTGACCCGTGCGCGCGCCGAGACGCTCTCCGCGAGCGGGCCCGGTGCGGCCGGCATCGCCGAGGGCCACCTGCAGCAGGCATTGCGCAGCCTGTTCGCCGTCGCCGAGGCGTACCCGCAGCTGCAGGCCAGCACGAACTTCCTCCAGGTGCAGCAGGCTCTCGTCGACACCGAAGACAAGATCCAGGCTGCGCGCCGGTTCTACAACGGCGGTGTGCGCGAGCTCAACACCAAGATCAAGGTTTTCCCGAACAACCTCTTCGCCAAGGGCCTGGGATTCACCGAGCGCGAGTTCTTCGAGGTCGCTGACAGCGGAGCGATCTCCGAGCCGCCGCGCGTCCAGTTCTGA
- a CDS encoding D-arabinono-1,4-lactone oxidase, producing MTRIGGTWQNWGRSASVKPVRVERPRTPEGVQRAVVAAASQGLTIKAVGAGHSFTGIAVAPGVLLELDDLQGLVSADATTGRVTLLAGTRLHRIPGLLAPFGLAMENLGDIDRQSISGAISTGTHGTGTGFGGLATQVVGVTLVTAAGEFLRVDDEQNSGLLPAVALGLGALGILVEVTLQCVPAFVLHAVDAPAPLADVLATLHDRAAASDHFEFYWFPHTDVALTKRQTRLDESAVRKPLPLFGKWVDESLLSNGVYRAVCAAGQVVPAVTPPFSRLAVKLTGDREYTDRSHRVLTQSRNVRFREMEYAVPAERIVPVFRAVQALIAQRGWRIEFPLEVRFAAEDDRWLSTAYGRASAYIAVHRYWRADPTEYFEAVEQIMHEHGGRPHWGKLHTLNADQLRERYPRFDDFVALRDRLDPDRLFRNRYLDRVLGA from the coding sequence GTGACGAGAATCGGCGGCACCTGGCAGAACTGGGGGCGGTCGGCATCCGTCAAGCCCGTCCGTGTCGAGCGCCCGCGCACGCCCGAAGGGGTGCAGCGCGCCGTCGTGGCCGCCGCCTCGCAGGGGCTGACGATCAAGGCCGTCGGCGCCGGGCACAGTTTCACCGGGATCGCGGTCGCCCCGGGCGTGCTGCTCGAGCTCGACGATCTGCAGGGCCTGGTGTCGGCGGACGCCACGACCGGCCGCGTGACCCTGCTCGCCGGCACTCGTCTGCACCGCATCCCCGGTCTGCTCGCCCCGTTCGGCCTCGCGATGGAGAACCTGGGCGACATCGACCGGCAGTCGATCTCCGGGGCTATCTCCACGGGAACGCACGGCACGGGTACCGGTTTCGGGGGACTCGCAACGCAGGTCGTCGGCGTCACACTGGTGACCGCCGCGGGCGAGTTCCTCCGGGTCGACGACGAGCAGAACAGCGGTCTGCTTCCGGCCGTCGCTCTCGGACTCGGAGCCCTCGGGATCCTCGTCGAGGTGACGCTGCAGTGCGTTCCCGCCTTCGTACTGCACGCCGTCGATGCGCCCGCCCCGCTCGCAGATGTGCTCGCGACGCTCCACGATCGCGCGGCGGCATCGGATCACTTCGAGTTCTACTGGTTCCCGCACACCGACGTCGCGCTCACGAAGCGGCAGACCCGTCTCGACGAGTCGGCAGTGCGCAAGCCGCTCCCTCTCTTCGGCAAGTGGGTCGACGAGTCGCTGCTCTCGAACGGCGTCTACCGCGCGGTGTGCGCCGCGGGCCAGGTGGTGCCCGCGGTCACGCCCCCGTTCAGCCGCCTCGCCGTCAAGCTCACGGGCGATCGGGAGTACACCGACCGCTCGCACCGGGTGCTCACGCAGTCGCGCAACGTGCGCTTCCGCGAGATGGAGTACGCCGTGCCGGCGGAGCGGATCGTTCCGGTGTTCCGCGCCGTGCAGGCGCTGATCGCCCAGCGCGGATGGCGCATCGAGTTTCCGCTCGAGGTGCGGTTCGCGGCGGAGGACGACCGCTGGTTGTCGACGGCCTACGGGAGAGCCAGCGCCTACATCGCCGTGCACCGCTACTGGCGGGCCGACCCCACGGAGTACTTCGAGGCGGTCGAGCAGATCATGCACGAGCACGGCGGGCGGCCGCACTGGGGGAAGCTGCACACACTGAACGCCGATCAGCTGCGTGAGCGGTATCCCCGATTCGACGATTTCGTCGCGCTGCGCGACCGGCTCGACCCCGATCGGCTCTTCCGCAATCGGTATCTCGATCGCGTTCTCGGAGCCTGA
- a CDS encoding alanine racemase, whose translation MLDLTAELSPDPHRTGVSPEWEDPARYWPRLSAATAHLPAPVAVIDRDALRYNAMDMLVRAGGLPIRVASKSVRVRAVLDAVLALPGYRGILAFTLAEALWLAETHDDIVIGYPTVDRVALARLFADEQAARRVTLMVDDPAHLDFIDSVAGPGRRPEVRVAIDVDASWRSALLGHIGVRRSALFSAGEVAAFAREVAARPGFRLVGLQMYDAQIAGQGDDAGSDAPLIRLVQARSRAELRERRAAIVSAVAEVAHLDFLNGGGTGSLEFTASDESLTEASAGSGLLGGHLFDGYRSFRPAPASAFAFDVVRRPAADIATVLGGGWIASGPPVASRQPRPVWPEGLRTLPREAAGEVQTPLQGPAAALLGVGDRVWFRHAKSGEPAERIDRYQLVSGDEIVDELPTYRGEGRAFL comes from the coding sequence GTGCTCGACCTCACAGCCGAACTGAGCCCCGATCCGCACCGCACCGGGGTGTCTCCCGAGTGGGAGGACCCCGCGAGGTACTGGCCGCGCCTGTCGGCCGCGACCGCGCATCTGCCGGCCCCCGTGGCCGTGATCGATCGCGACGCGCTCCGCTACAACGCGATGGACATGCTCGTCCGCGCGGGGGGTCTGCCGATCCGGGTCGCGTCGAAGTCGGTGCGCGTGCGCGCCGTGCTCGACGCGGTGCTGGCTCTTCCGGGCTACCGGGGCATCCTCGCCTTCACGCTCGCCGAGGCGCTGTGGCTGGCCGAGACGCACGACGACATCGTCATCGGCTATCCCACGGTCGACCGGGTCGCACTCGCGCGACTCTTCGCCGACGAGCAGGCGGCCCGGCGCGTCACCCTGATGGTCGATGACCCTGCGCACCTCGATTTCATCGACAGCGTCGCCGGTCCCGGTCGTCGGCCGGAGGTCCGCGTCGCGATCGACGTCGATGCGTCGTGGCGCTCGGCCCTGCTCGGTCACATCGGGGTTCGCCGCTCGGCCCTCTTCAGTGCGGGTGAGGTCGCGGCGTTCGCCCGCGAAGTGGCGGCACGCCCCGGGTTCCGGCTGGTCGGTTTGCAGATGTACGACGCCCAGATCGCTGGGCAGGGCGACGACGCAGGGTCGGATGCTCCGCTCATCCGTCTCGTCCAGGCGCGTTCCCGGGCCGAGCTGCGGGAGCGGCGGGCCGCCATCGTCTCGGCGGTCGCCGAGGTCGCCCATCTCGACTTCCTCAACGGCGGCGGCACGGGTTCGCTCGAGTTCACGGCGAGTGACGAATCGCTCACCGAGGCGAGCGCCGGGAGCGGTCTTCTCGGAGGCCACCTCTTCGACGGGTACCGCTCGTTCCGACCCGCTCCGGCATCCGCGTTCGCGTTCGACGTCGTGCGACGCCCCGCCGCCGACATCGCCACCGTTCTCGGCGGGGGATGGATCGCGTCGGGTCCGCCCGTCGCCTCCCGTCAGCCCCGACCGGTGTGGCCGGAGGGTCTGCGCACCCTGCCGCGCGAAGCCGCGGGCGAGGTGCAGACGCCGTTGCAGGGCCCGGCTGCCGCCTTGCTCGGTGTCGGCGACCGCGTCTGGTTCCGGCACGCGAAGAGCGGCGAACCGGCGGAGCGCATCGATCGCTATCAGCTCGTCTCGGGCGACGAGATCGTCGACGAGCTGCCCACCTATCGCGGCGAAGGAAGGGCGTTCCTGTGA
- a CDS encoding cation-transporting ATPase has protein sequence MGKLSRLIGMATQALDLDSGDRRRDQAAPQTAAPRQPARGHDPYSPPPAPGAYAAAPRAGAAASDADRAAIARYDYLMQTADPQRIEQMHREAFERLTPAQRAQIEDRMRAELPPHERPASASADNLARAAGRAEAAKPGRMRGLLSRVRGGGRGLGAAGAVGGAAVGVLGAVAGGAVLSTVAGPLLDQAASLGVDFTALAEGVDLEAIAAGIDVEGFAGAAEGVVGSAGEAVSGLGETASGWGDELGELGLPDIRDLFGR, from the coding sequence ATGGGAAAGCTCTCCCGCCTCATCGGAATGGCCACGCAGGCGCTCGACCTCGACTCCGGTGATCGCCGCCGGGATCAGGCCGCGCCGCAGACCGCGGCTCCGCGACAGCCGGCGCGCGGCCACGACCCCTACTCGCCGCCGCCCGCGCCGGGAGCGTATGCCGCCGCTCCGCGCGCCGGCGCCGCGGCCTCCGATGCCGACCGTGCGGCGATCGCGCGCTACGACTACCTGATGCAGACCGCCGACCCGCAGCGCATCGAGCAGATGCACCGTGAGGCGTTCGAGCGCCTCACGCCGGCGCAGCGTGCGCAGATCGAGGACCGCATGCGCGCGGAGCTCCCTCCGCACGAGCGCCCGGCGTCCGCGTCGGCCGACAACCTCGCCCGGGCGGCCGGCCGCGCCGAGGCGGCGAAGCCCGGACGGATGCGGGGGCTGCTCTCGCGCGTGCGCGGCGGCGGACGCGGGCTCGGCGCGGCGGGTGCCGTCGGTGGCGCAGCGGTCGGTGTGCTCGGGGCGGTCGCGGGCGGGGCGGTGCTCAGCACCGTCGCCGGCCCGCTGCTCGACCAGGCGGCGAGCCTGGGCGTCGACTTCACGGCTCTCGCCGAGGGCGTCGACCTCGAGGCGATCGCAGCGGGCATCGACGTCGAAGGCTTCGCGGGCGCGGCCGAGGGCGTCGTCGGTTCGGCCGGCGAGGCGGTCAGCGGGCTGGGCGAGACGGCGAGCGGCTGGGGCGACGAGCTCGGGGAGCTCGGGCTTCCCGACATCCGCGATCTCTTCGGGCGGTGA